A part of Zonotrichia leucophrys gambelii isolate GWCS_2022_RI chromosome 7, RI_Zleu_2.0, whole genome shotgun sequence genomic DNA contains:
- the RBM44 gene encoding RNA-binding protein 44, with product MEVEKSSRRSCFTQTSCLGADLGEDSQLEYLSAHEEYEEEKSNWSEFSEQEEVAEVKAVPPQITAGEEDSGKSLRPSQSVAVEPDREEAQPCKHGEPSYFSSCEKPAHGTSSTAGDAETQLPAPEILPGKNPVEAADKSSAGRPERGESLRSVPSVAVAAASDPRAAFPASRGSSAQVCLCSRAVSTEVTVVSRARVGWQGQTSVDAASNTECSTGALSSHLQEEFKDHLGWKTGTNRSAHPNKQTGKNCGSSCCQNILQRAIEAELQLLAIHYEMCYQHCLKVYELALEENTCLGSCEKKAELYSSLLLALDELDNNYSTMRKEINMGTPLNELPPLSVELKFPPLSSFYIASKFFRKILYSEQVHDRTRSATPSSDSLDLSGEGKADFEEPKQQEKGISVNMDNSQTDGDQPGDSASPERWEELIKDQALERGCVKNEEGSEYWFDAKEDLSAADISVMCKEMKKQQGKQDSIDSREVKIVVSGKEHSSVPVGDPKPSVPEDPGENSLQKTSTCSSVKSSCIFVSPYALNLSSFTKLVRRLQEKHPEFSRAEIVGAVQEVRRMNKGVLSGLAISAIEEKASAILRSSTPYSQLEEP from the exons ATGGAAGtggagaagagcagcaggaggagctgcttcACTCAGACCTCCTGCCTGGGTGCAGATTTAGGGGAGGACTCCCAGCTGGAGTATCTCAGTGCTCACGAGGAGTACGAGGAGGAGAAGAGCAACTGGAGTGAGTTTTCTGAGCAGGAGGAGGTTGCAGAGGTGAAGGCCGTGCCACCCCAAATCACAGCAGGGGAAGAAGATTCTGGAAAGAGCCTCAGACCCAGCCAGAGCGTAGCAGTGGAGCCAGACAGAGAGgaggcccagccctgcaaacacGGAGAGCCCTCCTACTTCAGCAGCTGTGAAAAACCAGCTcatggcaccagcagcactgcaggggatGCTGaaacccagctcccagcccctgaAATCCTCCCTGGCAAGAACCCTGTGGAAGCTGCAGATAAATCCTCTGCTGGGAGGCCAGAGCGTGGTGAATCCCTGaggagtgtccccagtgtggctgtggctgctgcctctgatcccagagctgcattcccagccagcagaggcagcagtgcccaggtgtgtctgtgctccAGGGCAGTGAGCACAGAGGTGACCGTGGTGAGCAGAGCTCGTGTGGGGTGGCAGGGTCAGACCTCTGTGGATGCTGCTTCCAACACGGAATGCTCCACAGGAGCTCTCAGCTCACACCTGCAG gaGGAATTCAAAGATCATCTTGGTTGGAAGACAGGCACCAACAG gtcAGCACATCCCAACAAGCAAACTGGGAAGAATTGTGGATCGAGCTGCTGTCAGAACATCCTGCAGAGAGCGAttgaagcagagctgcagctcctggccatcCATTACGAGATGTGCTACCAGCACTGCTTGAAGGTTTATGAGCTGGCTTTGGAGGAAAACACCTGTCTTGGGAG CTGTGAGAAGAAGGCTGAGTTATAttcatctctgctgctggctttggATGAACTGGACAATAATTACAGCACcatgagaaaggaaataaacatGGGCACGCCTTTAAATGAACTTCCACCACTGTCAGTTGAGCTGAAGTTTCCCCCCCTCTCTTCCTTCTACATTGCCTCCAAG ttttTCAGAAAGATTCTTTACTCTGA GCAGGTACATGACAGAACACGTTCAGCGACCCCATCCAGTGACTCTCT TGATCTTTCAGGTGAAGGGAAAGCTGACTTTGAAGAAccaaaacagcaagaaaagggGATTTCTGTCAATATG GACAACTCACAGACTGATGGTGATCAGCCAGGTGACTCTGCTTCCCCTGAGAGGTGGGAAGAACTGATTAAAGATCAGGCTCTGGAACGTG GCTGTGTAAAAAATGAGGAAGGAAGTGAGTATTGGTTTGATGCTAAGGAAGACTTGTCAGCGGCAGATATTTCAGTAATgtgcaaagaaatgaaaaagcaacaAGGAAAGCAAGACTCGATTGACTCAAGAG AAGTGAAGATAGTCGTGAGTGGGAAGGAACATTCCTCTGTTCCTGTCGGTGACCCAAAGCCCTCAGTGCCTGAG GATCCTGGGGAAAATTCCCTGCAGAAAACATCCACTTGTTCATCTGTGAAGTCATCTTGTATCTTTGTTTCTCCTTATGCACTGAACTTGAGCAGCTTTACCAAGTTAGTAAGGAGACTTCAAGAAAAGCATCCCGAGTTCAGCAG AGCTGAAATTGtgggggctgtgcaggaggtgaGGAGAATGAACAAAGGAGTGCTGAGTGGCCTGGCCATCAGTGCTATTGAGGAGAAGGCCTCTGCCATTCTGAGGAGTTCCACACCCTACTCTCAGTTGGAGGAGCCCTGA
- the RAMP1 gene encoding receptor activity-modifying protein 1, protein MALLPRRFLCFVLAQHFIAATACQEADYGAMIRHYCLKEFQHSMEGIGQRLWCDWDETVGTYGELTNCTALIAEKLDCYWPNRLVDEFFVAVHRQYFRNCSPSGRALHDPPNGVLCPFIVLPVLVTLLMTALVVWRSKRSEGIV, encoded by the exons ATGGCCCTGCTGCCGCGGCGCTTCCTCTGCTTCGTGCTGG CCCAGCACTTCATCGCAGCCACGGCGTGCCAGGAGGCCGACTACGGCGCCATGATCCGCCACTACTGCCTCAAGGAGTTCCAGCACAGCATGGAGGGCATCGGCCAGCGCCTCTGGTGTGACTGGGACGAGACCGTGGG cacCTACGGGGAGCTCACCAACTGCACGGCGCTGATCGCCGAGAAGCTCGACTGCTACTGGCCCAACCGGCTGGTGGACGAGTTCTTCGTGGCCGTGCACAGGCAATACTTCAGGAACTGCTCGCCGTCGGGCCGGGCGCTGCACGACCCCCCGAACGGCGTGCTGTGTCCCTTCATCGTGCTGCCCGTGCTCGTCACCCTGCTCATGACAGCGCTCGTCGTGTGGCGGAGCAAACGCAGCGAGGGCATCGTCTAG